The Solibacillus daqui genome has a segment encoding these proteins:
- the hutU gene encoding urocanate hydratase: MVFKTNIRAPRGNELTCKGWTQEAAMRMLMNNLDPEVAENPDELVVYGGIGKAARDWESFDKMIATLKELENDETMLVQSGKPVAVFKTHENAPRVLIANSNLVPAWANWDHFYELEERNLMMYGQMTAGSWIYIGAQGILQGTYLSFVEAGKKKFGTADLRGKFILTGGMGGMSGAQPLAGKMAGAVILVVEVDRTRIERKIKEGYCDYLVETVDEAIALVNKLTAANEPASIGLVGNCADVNRELLNRGIIPDFVTDQTSAHDPINGYVPNGMTLEEALKLRKSDVKTYERLAKETMAEHVRTMLEFQEAGSETFDYGNNIRAYAKEMGVENAFDFPGFVPAYIRPLFCEGKGPFRWAALSGDPEDIYKTDQLAKEMFAEDEGLVNWIDMAQKMVKWQGLPARICWLGYGDRHRFALKVNEMVANGELKAPIVFGRDHLDSGSVASPNRETEAMMDGSDAVSDWPLLNALVNTAGGASWVSLHHGGGVGMGYSQHAGQVLVADGTQLAADKINRVLVADPGMGVVRHADAGYEIAIRTAKEKGVNMPMLKG, translated from the coding sequence ATGGTATTTAAAACAAATATTCGAGCACCAAGAGGAAATGAATTAACATGTAAAGGTTGGACGCAGGAAGCTGCGATGCGTATGTTAATGAACAACTTAGACCCGGAAGTTGCAGAAAATCCAGATGAGCTCGTTGTGTATGGCGGTATTGGGAAGGCGGCCCGTGATTGGGAAAGCTTCGATAAAATGATTGCTACATTAAAAGAATTAGAGAACGATGAAACAATGCTTGTCCAATCAGGAAAGCCGGTTGCGGTATTTAAAACACATGAAAATGCACCCCGCGTATTAATTGCGAACTCAAACTTAGTACCAGCATGGGCAAATTGGGATCACTTTTATGAATTAGAAGAACGCAACTTAATGATGTACGGCCAAATGACAGCGGGCTCATGGATTTATATCGGAGCACAAGGAATTTTACAAGGGACGTATTTAAGTTTTGTTGAAGCAGGGAAAAAGAAATTTGGTACAGCTGATTTACGTGGAAAGTTCATTTTAACAGGTGGTATGGGTGGTATGAGTGGTGCTCAACCACTAGCTGGAAAAATGGCGGGTGCAGTTATTTTAGTTGTAGAAGTAGATCGTACGCGCATCGAACGCAAAATTAAAGAGGGTTACTGTGATTATCTTGTTGAAACAGTGGATGAGGCGATTGCGCTTGTGAATAAGCTAACTGCTGCAAATGAACCGGCTTCGATTGGATTAGTAGGAAACTGTGCCGATGTAAACCGTGAATTATTAAACCGTGGCATAATCCCAGATTTCGTAACAGACCAAACTTCTGCGCATGACCCAATTAATGGATACGTTCCAAATGGTATGACGTTGGAGGAAGCGTTAAAGCTACGCAAATCAGATGTGAAAACATATGAGCGTCTTGCAAAAGAAACAATGGCAGAACATGTTCGCACAATGCTTGAATTCCAAGAAGCAGGCTCTGAAACATTCGATTACGGAAATAACATTCGTGCTTACGCAAAAGAAATGGGTGTAGAAAATGCCTTTGATTTCCCAGGTTTCGTACCAGCGTATATTCGTCCGTTATTCTGCGAAGGAAAAGGACCATTCCGATGGGCGGCATTATCGGGAGACCCTGAAGATATTTACAAAACAGATCAGCTTGCAAAAGAAATGTTTGCTGAGGATGAAGGTTTAGTGAATTGGATTGATATGGCGCAAAAAATGGTGAAGTGGCAAGGTTTACCGGCACGAATTTGCTGGTTAGGCTATGGCGATCGTCATCGTTTCGCATTAAAAGTAAATGAAATGGTTGCCAATGGCGAATTAAAAGCACCGATTGTTTTCGGTCGTGACCATTTAGATTCAGGTTCAGTTGCTTCACCAAACCGTGAAACAGAAGCGATGATGGACGGTTCAGACGCAGTATCAGATTGGCCGTTATTAAACGCATTAGTAAATACAGCAGGTGGCGCAAGCTGGGTAAGCTTACATCATGGTGGCGGTGTTGGTATGGGTTATTCTCAGCACGCAGGTCAAGTATTAGTAGCGGACGGCACACAATTAGCAGCAGATAAAATTAATCGCGTATTAGTAGCAGATCCAGGAATGGGCGTTGTACGTCACGCGGATGCAGGCTATGAAATCGCAATTCGTACAGCAAAAGAAAAAGGCGTTAATATGCCAATGTTAAAAGGATGA
- the hutI gene encoding imidazolonepropionase: protein MVAILIKNANEVITMHSNVEGPRRKEQMNELGLLKDVCVLLDGEQIVMIAPLEELEATFPHLVQSAEVIDATGKIIMPGLVDCHTHLVHGGTREHELNMRLSGKTYMEIMNAGGGIHYTTTKTREASFDELYEKTYNHLNDFLRYGITTVEAKSGYGLDWETEKRQLEVAKKLQDTHAVDVVSTFMGAHAVPAEYKGNEEAFVELIINDMIPKVAELGLAEFNDVFCEKGVFTPEQSRRILEAGKAYGLTPKIHADEIEPYEGAELAAEVGAISAEHLLVASDEGIEAMAKAGTIAVLLPGTAFFLRAPYARGRLMVDSGVPVAISTDFNPGSSPTISLPFVQNLACMNMGMTMEEVLCATTVNSAYAINRGNEIGTLENGKKADVLILNVPNYKQLQYFYGMNHTDTVIKAGRVVVKGGQLL from the coding sequence ATCGTGGCAATTTTAATTAAAAATGCAAATGAAGTCATTACGATGCATTCGAATGTAGAAGGTCCTCGTCGAAAGGAACAGATGAATGAGCTGGGACTGCTGAAAGATGTTTGTGTGCTTTTAGATGGCGAGCAAATTGTCATGATTGCACCACTTGAAGAGCTTGAAGCAACATTTCCGCACTTAGTACAAAGTGCTGAAGTGATTGATGCAACAGGGAAAATTATTATGCCAGGTCTTGTAGATTGCCATACACATTTAGTGCATGGCGGTACGCGTGAGCATGAGTTAAATATGCGCCTTTCTGGAAAAACGTATATGGAAATAATGAATGCAGGTGGTGGCATTCATTACACAACGACAAAAACACGCGAAGCAAGCTTTGATGAACTGTATGAAAAAACGTACAATCATTTAAATGATTTTTTACGCTACGGTATTACAACGGTCGAGGCAAAGTCAGGCTACGGTCTTGATTGGGAAACGGAAAAAAGACAGTTAGAAGTAGCAAAAAAATTGCAAGATACACATGCGGTGGATGTTGTTTCGACCTTTATGGGTGCCCATGCAGTGCCAGCTGAGTATAAAGGGAATGAGGAAGCATTTGTTGAGCTAATCATAAATGACATGATTCCAAAAGTTGCTGAGCTAGGATTGGCGGAATTTAACGATGTGTTTTGTGAGAAGGGTGTTTTTACGCCAGAGCAATCACGCCGCATTTTAGAGGCTGGGAAAGCATATGGATTAACGCCGAAAATTCACGCGGATGAAATTGAACCGTATGAAGGTGCTGAATTAGCTGCTGAAGTAGGCGCTATTTCAGCGGAGCATTTACTCGTTGCTTCAGATGAAGGCATTGAGGCGATGGCGAAAGCCGGAACGATTGCCGTGCTATTACCGGGAACAGCGTTTTTCCTTCGCGCACCTTATGCAAGAGGACGCTTAATGGTGGACAGTGGTGTACCAGTTGCCATTTCGACTGATTTTAATCCGGGTTCTTCTCCTACGATTAGCTTGCCGTTCGTACAAAATTTAGCATGTATGAATATGGGCATGACGATGGAAGAAGTGCTTTGTGCGACAACGGTCAATTCAGCGTATGCGATCAATCGTGGGAACGAAATTGGCACGCTAGAGAATGGGAAAAAAGCGGACGTACTTATTTTAAATGTACCGAACTATAAGCAACTACAATATTTCTATGGCATGAATCATACGGATACTGTGATTAAAGCAGGGAGAGTGGTTGTGAAAGGTGGCCAACTACTGTGA
- a CDS encoding agmatinase family protein, translated as MSELFVAPSVTWNRKLHEDMKVKDWIEPSFGNFPAAVDVVLTGIPLSRSSISASAASEYPDFFRKAWHLFTTYSIDENVDFREMKVVDVGDVKMHGTNILQCHANIEAAMKNVLSECPNSFYVQIGGDHSITAPIVRAFQEHTNKRIGILQFDTHLDLRATDSDGPTNGTPIRQLLDAGVVRGEDVYNIGLHGFYNAPSLIRAADHYGVNRITLKDFRRKGASVLIAEVMAELATKVDIVYVTVDMDVLDITYAPGVPASTPGGMRTDELFDLLFEVGKYEHVCGMDFVCLDPHRDSREQQTVKAGVYAFLQVMLSRFMHVKK; from the coding sequence GTGAGCGAGCTATTTGTAGCGCCAAGTGTGACGTGGAATCGCAAGTTGCATGAGGATATGAAGGTAAAAGACTGGATTGAGCCGAGTTTTGGGAATTTCCCGGCAGCTGTGGATGTTGTGTTAACTGGAATCCCATTATCACGTTCATCAATCAGTGCATCAGCAGCGTCCGAATACCCCGATTTTTTCCGTAAGGCGTGGCACTTATTTACAACCTATTCAATTGATGAAAACGTTGATTTTCGCGAAATGAAGGTGGTAGATGTAGGCGATGTGAAAATGCATGGCACGAATATTTTACAGTGCCATGCCAATATCGAAGCAGCAATGAAAAACGTGTTAAGTGAGTGCCCAAACAGTTTTTACGTGCAAATCGGAGGCGATCATTCCATAACTGCACCAATTGTTCGCGCATTTCAGGAGCATACGAACAAACGCATTGGCATTTTACAGTTTGATACCCATTTAGATTTACGTGCTACCGATTCAGATGGCCCAACAAACGGTACGCCAATCCGCCAGCTGCTTGATGCAGGTGTGGTGCGTGGTGAGGACGTTTACAATATTGGACTTCACGGCTTTTATAATGCACCGAGCTTAATTCGCGCGGCAGATCATTACGGCGTGAACCGTATAACATTAAAGGATTTTCGTCGTAAAGGTGCAAGTGTCTTAATTGCTGAAGTAATGGCCGAGCTTGCTACGAAGGTCGATATTGTCTATGTCACGGTTGACATGGATGTACTTGATATTACCTATGCACCAGGAGTTCCGGCATCTACACCAGGTGGTATGCGTACGGATGAGCTGTTTGATTTATTATTTGAGGTTGGGAAGTACGAACATGTATGTGGCATGGACTTTGTTTGTCTGGATCCTCACCGTGATTCGCGGGAGCAGCAAACTGTCAAGGCCGGGGTATATGCCTTTTTACAGGTGATGCTGTCGCGATTTATGCATGTAAAAAAATAA
- a CDS encoding amidohydrolase has translation MSLLLKNVRLETGYQFENEEVIRTNTELMDILMEDGVFKKIEKQIEPSENVTVLDAKGRLLLPSLKDMHIHLDKTYYSGPWKAPTIAKKGIWTRIEEEQQLLPKQLPVMVDRAQAIIELLISNGHTHIRTHCNVDPLIGTKHVELVLELLENYRDKITYELVAFPQHGLLHSQVEQQLQQALQMGATHIGGLDPATVDQDINRSLETMVRLAHEADKGIDIHLHDGGTLGEYEIHRLMDYLEHYQFKNEVTISHAFALADISTASLEKLMERMKKHQINIATTVPFGQNRPTIPVFHLTNSGIGVAVGHDSLTDHWSPFGSGDTVDKLKILAERFYCSDERRLGQCWKFGSGNITPLNEQGLQQWPKIGDEANAVLVEAVCSAQVIARNRPIEYVLFRGNVTFEKQ, from the coding sequence ATGAGTTTACTATTAAAAAATGTCCGTCTTGAAACAGGATATCAGTTTGAAAATGAAGAAGTCATCAGAACAAATACCGAGCTAATGGATATTTTGATGGAAGATGGCGTTTTTAAAAAAATAGAAAAGCAAATAGAGCCATCAGAAAATGTGACAGTACTTGATGCAAAAGGTCGTTTATTATTACCATCATTAAAGGATATGCATATACATTTAGATAAAACGTATTACAGCGGGCCATGGAAAGCACCGACAATTGCTAAAAAGGGCATTTGGACACGTATTGAAGAAGAACAGCAGTTATTACCAAAGCAACTGCCCGTAATGGTTGATCGTGCACAAGCGATTATTGAACTCTTAATTAGTAATGGTCATACGCATATTCGAACACATTGTAATGTAGATCCACTAATCGGAACGAAACATGTTGAGTTGGTACTTGAGCTTTTAGAAAACTACCGAGATAAAATTACATACGAGTTAGTGGCATTTCCGCAGCACGGGTTATTGCACTCACAGGTGGAACAACAATTGCAGCAAGCGTTACAAATGGGCGCAACGCATATTGGGGGATTGGACCCAGCAACTGTCGATCAAGATATAAATCGCTCTCTCGAAACGATGGTCCGCTTAGCGCATGAGGCAGATAAAGGGATTGATATCCATCTACATGATGGCGGGACACTAGGGGAATATGAAATCCATCGTCTCATGGATTATTTAGAGCACTATCAGTTTAAAAATGAAGTAACAATTAGTCATGCCTTTGCATTGGCAGACATTTCGACAGCTTCATTAGAAAAATTAATGGAACGAATGAAGAAGCATCAAATTAATATTGCAACAACTGTGCCTTTTGGACAAAATCGCCCAACGATTCCAGTTTTCCACTTAACAAACAGTGGCATTGGTGTTGCCGTGGGACACGATAGCTTAACGGATCATTGGTCACCTTTTGGTTCAGGTGACACCGTTGATAAGCTGAAAATTTTAGCGGAGCGCTTTTATTGCAGTGACGAGCGCCGATTAGGACAGTGCTGGAAGTTTGGCTCTGGGAATATAACGCCGCTAAATGAGCAAGGTCTTCAGCAATGGCCAAAAATAGGTGATGAGGCAAATGCAGTGTTAGTTGAAGCAGTATGTAGTGCGCAAGTAATTGCACGTAATCGTCCAATTGAATACGTATTGTTTCGAGGGAATGTAACGTTTGAAAAACAGTAA
- a CDS encoding nitric oxide synthase oxygenase, with protein sequence MTLALTEQLQQRIEFLTLYKQETKQSDTWLKQRIQQAQERDFSLTTDELTYGARVAWRNSNKCIGRLFWNSLTVFDRRELLEPQQIFEALVTHIDFATNGGKIRPAISVFDPTRVRIWNHQLIRYAGYETEVGIIGDSDSLDFTKVCEQLGWHGERTNYDVLPLVIQVDDSVPQVFEIPKEALLEVTITHPDYDFSQLNMQWYAVPIISNMRFNIAGVDYQAAPFNGWYMGTEIGARNLADDYRYNFLPDVALVMGLDTSRNASLWKDRALVELNLAVLHSYKQAGVSIVDHHTAAQQFLLFQQQEQESEREVTGNWVWLVPPLSPATTSIYHQPIDNTLKKPNYLYQTQPY encoded by the coding sequence ATGACATTAGCGCTTACAGAACAACTTCAACAACGTATTGAATTTTTAACTTTATATAAACAAGAAACAAAGCAATCAGACACTTGGCTAAAACAGCGGATACAGCAGGCACAAGAACGGGATTTTTCATTAACAACCGATGAGCTCACATATGGTGCACGTGTTGCCTGGCGCAATAGCAATAAATGCATTGGCCGTTTATTTTGGAACAGTTTAACGGTGTTTGACCGCCGTGAATTACTAGAGCCTCAACAAATTTTTGAAGCACTAGTAACGCATATTGACTTCGCAACAAATGGCGGCAAAATCCGACCAGCGATTTCGGTGTTTGATCCGACGCGGGTGCGTATTTGGAATCATCAGCTTATTCGTTATGCGGGCTATGAAACGGAAGTAGGCATTATTGGTGATTCGGATTCACTCGATTTTACGAAAGTTTGCGAACAACTGGGCTGGCATGGGGAACGTACAAATTATGATGTACTACCACTTGTTATTCAAGTAGATGATAGTGTGCCGCAAGTTTTTGAAATTCCGAAAGAAGCTTTACTAGAAGTAACTATTACGCATCCTGATTATGATTTTAGTCAGCTGAACATGCAGTGGTATGCGGTTCCAATTATTTCGAACATGCGCTTTAACATTGCGGGTGTGGATTATCAGGCTGCACCATTTAACGGCTGGTACATGGGCACGGAAATCGGCGCACGTAATTTAGCAGATGATTACCGGTATAATTTTTTGCCGGATGTAGCACTAGTAATGGGGCTAGATACATCACGAAATGCATCATTATGGAAAGACCGCGCGTTAGTGGAACTCAATTTAGCGGTGCTCCATTCCTATAAACAAGCAGGAGTCAGTATTGTCGACCACCACACAGCCGCGCAGCAGTTCTTACTATTCCAACAGCAAGAACAGGAAAGTGAACGTGAAGTTACTGGTAACTGGGTATGGCTTGTGCCACCATTATCGCCTGCAACAACATCGATTTATCATCAACCAATCGACAACACATTAAAAAAACCAAATTATTTGTATCAAACACAGCCTTATTAA
- a CDS encoding restriction endonuclease, with translation MRKKRRRNKKRIPIFRLMPIALAGYAGWHFSNTLEGIGYGIACYFVLYIGFKIWAKSRKTAKLRKSGIREVDQMSGENFEYFLGELFKRRGFKVNYTATSGDYGADLILKDGNDIIAVQAKRYSSTVGVKAVQEIIGAVKMYDATEAWVVTNSHFTKQAEKLADINDVYLIDREELIQLILNKK, from the coding sequence TTGCGTAAAAAAAGAAGACGAAATAAAAAGCGCATACCCATTTTCCGGCTTATGCCCATTGCGCTCGCTGGATATGCTGGCTGGCATTTTAGTAACACGTTAGAAGGTATAGGTTATGGAATTGCTTGCTATTTCGTGCTATATATTGGGTTTAAAATTTGGGCCAAATCTCGTAAAACCGCCAAGCTTCGCAAATCAGGGATTCGGGAAGTTGACCAAATGAGCGGTGAAAACTTTGAATATTTTTTAGGGGAATTATTTAAACGTCGCGGCTTTAAAGTGAACTATACCGCTACAAGTGGTGATTATGGGGCAGACTTGATTTTAAAAGATGGTAATGACATCATTGCAGTACAAGCAAAGCGTTATTCAAGCACTGTTGGTGTGAAAGCTGTACAAGAAATTATCGGTGCAGTCAAAATGTACGACGCAACAGAAGCTTGGGTTGTTACAAACTCCCACTTCACTAAGCAAGCCGAAAAATTGGCAGACATTAACGATGTATATTTAATCGATCGAGAAGAATTGATTCAATTAATCTTAAATAAAAAGTAA
- a CDS encoding CynX/NimT family MFS transporter, with product MDSEQADYQSKKILSNKALLFFIIAIFLFATTLRAPITVVGPITSFIRDGLGISNVLAGFLTTIPLLAFAVVSPFAPRIARKFGMEWTLFYSVILLCTGVILRSIGVTSLLVLGTILIGVAIAFGNVLIPSYFKLKFPLHIGLLTGIYTVSMNMSSGIAAGISFPIAQSAGWQIALSFSIILGLLTLIIWLPLLRNAKVEMHTPSEQTVQKKMWQQPLAWAIAVAMGFQSFIFYCCAAWIPEIFISQGLDATSAGWMVSIMQFSQIPMTFIIPIIAEKMKSQRPIVVFFTICYLIGFSGLLFEWTSLAVVWMIFLGFAGGASFGLVLMLFTLRTNTAFEAAELSGFAQSFGYLVAAIGPVLFGFVHDVTDSWFVPLALFVLASLLLFIASFTSAKNRTI from the coding sequence ATGGATTCCGAACAAGCAGATTATCAAAGCAAAAAAATACTATCAAACAAGGCTTTATTATTTTTTATAATCGCCATTTTTTTATTCGCAACGACATTACGAGCACCGATTACTGTTGTTGGTCCGATTACCTCATTTATCCGTGATGGACTCGGAATTTCAAATGTACTAGCAGGCTTTCTAACGACGATTCCACTATTAGCCTTTGCTGTTGTGTCACCATTTGCACCGCGTATTGCACGAAAATTTGGCATGGAGTGGACACTATTTTATTCGGTAATTTTATTGTGTACTGGCGTTATTTTACGTTCGATTGGCGTAACGTCACTGCTCGTACTCGGTACAATATTAATTGGCGTAGCAATTGCCTTTGGTAATGTACTGATTCCGAGTTATTTTAAATTAAAATTCCCATTACATATTGGATTATTAACCGGTATTTATACGGTGTCGATGAATATGTCATCAGGTATTGCGGCTGGAATAAGCTTTCCGATTGCTCAGTCTGCTGGCTGGCAAATTGCCCTTAGCTTTTCCATTATTTTAGGGTTACTAACACTTATCATTTGGCTACCGCTTTTACGTAATGCCAAAGTAGAAATGCACACCCCTTCCGAACAAACTGTGCAGAAAAAAATGTGGCAACAACCACTCGCTTGGGCAATTGCTGTAGCGATGGGCTTTCAATCATTTATATTTTACTGTTGTGCGGCATGGATTCCGGAAATATTTATTAGCCAGGGCTTAGACGCGACATCGGCTGGTTGGATGGTATCGATCATGCAGTTTTCACAAATTCCGATGACATTCATTATTCCAATTATCGCAGAGAAAATGAAATCGCAACGTCCGATTGTCGTCTTCTTTACAATTTGCTACCTCATCGGTTTTAGTGGGCTATTATTCGAATGGACAAGCCTTGCAGTCGTATGGATGATTTTCTTAGGCTTTGCAGGTGGTGCTTCTTTCGGTCTTGTACTTATGCTGTTTACACTGCGGACTAATACCGCCTTTGAAGCAGCCGAGTTATCAGGTTTTGCACAAAGTTTTGGCTATTTAGTCGCGGCTATTGGTCCAGTGTTATTTGGATTTGTTCACGACGTTACGGATAGTTGGTTTGTGCCGCTCGCGCTATTTGTTCTGGCATCGTTGCTATTATTTATTGCTTCCTTTACAAGCGCAAAAAATCGTACCATATAA
- a CDS encoding amino acid permease: protein MSEVKIDQLGKKNELKRSLKSRHITMISLGGTIGTGLFLASGGAIAQAGPGGALLAYALIGIMVYFLMTSLGEMAAFMPTSGSFSTYATKFVDPALGFALGWNYWYNWAITIAAEIAAVSLIMKYWFPDSSSLTWTILFIVVVLTFNVLSVKAYGEAEYWFAMIKVVTVIIFIIVSFLMIFGLLGGNDPVGFKNFFEGDAPFNGGFLAMFGIFLAAGFSFQGTEMLGVTAGETDDPAKNIPKAVRSVFWRILLFYIFAIGAIGLLIPYTDTRLLSEDIATSPFTLVFENLGVAFAASVMNAIILTAMLSAGNSGLYAASRMLFQLSVDGKAPKIFQKVNTRGVPIYALLATLAVGCLSFLASFFGDGVVYIWLLNASGMSGFIAWLGIAISHYRFRRAYVAQGNSLSDLPYVSKFFPFGPLFAFALCLIVVLGQNYMAFTGDTIDWYGVIVSYIGLPLFALLWLGYKVKYKTKIVPLDQCDLTHK from the coding sequence ATGAGTGAAGTTAAAATAGATCAGCTTGGCAAAAAAAATGAGCTGAAACGTAGTTTAAAAAGTCGTCATATTACAATGATTTCGCTAGGCGGAACAATCGGTACGGGGCTGTTTTTAGCTTCAGGTGGCGCAATTGCGCAAGCAGGTCCAGGTGGTGCGTTGCTAGCTTACGCATTAATCGGGATTATGGTGTACTTCTTAATGACATCACTAGGGGAGATGGCAGCATTCATGCCAACTTCAGGATCATTTAGTACGTACGCAACAAAATTCGTCGATCCGGCGTTAGGCTTTGCACTAGGCTGGAATTATTGGTACAACTGGGCAATTACGATTGCAGCTGAAATCGCAGCCGTTTCATTAATTATGAAATATTGGTTCCCAGATAGTTCATCATTAACATGGACAATATTATTTATCGTTGTCGTATTAACGTTTAACGTCTTATCCGTAAAAGCATACGGCGAGGCAGAATATTGGTTTGCGATGATTAAGGTTGTAACGGTTATTATTTTCATCATTGTCAGCTTCTTAATGATTTTCGGTCTATTAGGAGGAAATGATCCGGTAGGTTTCAAAAACTTCTTTGAAGGCGACGCACCGTTTAACGGCGGCTTCCTTGCAATGTTCGGTATTTTCTTAGCAGCAGGATTTAGCTTCCAAGGAACAGAAATGCTAGGAGTTACGGCTGGTGAAACAGATGATCCAGCAAAAAACATTCCAAAGGCAGTACGTTCAGTGTTCTGGCGTATTCTATTGTTCTACATTTTCGCCATTGGTGCGATTGGTTTATTAATTCCATATACGGATACACGTTTATTATCAGAAGATATTGCGACAAGTCCATTTACATTAGTATTTGAAAACCTAGGTGTCGCATTTGCAGCATCCGTGATGAACGCGATTATTTTAACAGCGATGCTTTCTGCTGGTAACTCGGGGTTATATGCAGCGAGTCGTATGTTATTCCAATTATCGGTTGATGGTAAAGCGCCTAAAATATTCCAAAAAGTAAATACGCGCGGTGTGCCAATTTATGCATTACTTGCAACATTAGCAGTAGGCTGTCTATCATTCTTAGCTTCATTCTTCGGGGATGGCGTTGTCTACATTTGGCTATTAAACGCTTCAGGTATGTCTGGCTTCATTGCTTGGTTAGGGATTGCAATTAGTCATTACCGTTTCCGTCGCGCATATGTCGCACAAGGCAATTCATTAAGCGATTTACCGTACGTATCGAAATTTTTCCCATTCGGTCCGCTATTCGCGTTCGCACTTTGTTTGATTGTCGTATTAGGTCAAAACTATATGGCATTTACAGGTGATACGATTGACTGGTACGGTGTCATTGTTTCGTATATTGGCTTACCATTATTCGCGTTATTGTGGTTAGGCTATAAAGTAAAATATAAAACGAAAATCGTGCCGTTAGATCAGTGTGATTTAACGCATAAATAA
- a CDS encoding HD domain-containing protein, translating to MNLVDKATQFIALKYDGQRRTAMQIPYVTHLFGVARMLKNNGYRDIVVTAGLLHDILEDNLASDAELIELFGSEVLELVKATTEMSKSYTWQTRKEYVIATIKDKSPDELAILLAEKIQNVKSIFAELEQFGEGLWENFNAPKERQEWYYRSIIKQVETYHPNALLLPQLQQAVDKLFVKVAY from the coding sequence ATGAATTTAGTAGACAAAGCAACACAATTTATTGCACTAAAATATGATGGGCAACGACGTACAGCCATGCAAATTCCGTATGTGACCCATTTATTTGGGGTAGCCCGAATGTTAAAAAACAATGGTTATCGTGATATTGTAGTTACAGCAGGGTTGTTACATGATATTCTAGAAGATAATTTAGCAAGTGATGCTGAATTAATCGAGCTTTTTGGTTCAGAGGTGCTAGAACTTGTAAAGGCAACTACCGAAATGTCAAAAAGCTATACATGGCAAACCCGTAAAGAATATGTAATAGCAACAATAAAAGATAAATCACCTGACGAGTTAGCGATTTTATTGGCAGAAAAAATACAGAATGTGAAATCTATTTTTGCAGAGTTAGAGCAATTTGGAGAAGGCCTATGGGAGAACTTCAATGCGCCAAAAGAGCGGCAAGAATGGTATTATAGAAGTATTATTAAACAAGTTGAAACCTACCATCCGAATGCGCTACTACTACCACAATTACAGCAAGCGGTAGATAAGCTATTCGTGAAGGTTGCTTATTAA
- a CDS encoding RNA 2'-phosphotransferase, giving the protein MPISVGFYKKIYQWLMDAQGQTVKFRPFLTKGNPYKSRIFLVSANAVPQFHVEDDGEKIFAEALINRAYLEGEYLDELKLAPREFQGSLQFEAWLEKLGESLIYTALNAYQLDTLDDAKWAKQEDIENYTRGEEIFHEVLEEFQPEILILQGTTAFNQFKKQFAENLVIYNPAITKVQLLEEAGPFAEMHFASGKKMLVFVTRSMSYFGQDSEKFKKFKENLIKIL; this is encoded by the coding sequence ATGCCTATTTCAGTGGGGTTTTATAAAAAAATTTATCAATGGTTGATGGATGCACAAGGGCAAACGGTGAAGTTTAGACCCTTTTTAACAAAGGGCAATCCTTATAAATCACGCATTTTTTTAGTAAGTGCAAATGCAGTACCTCAGTTTCATGTAGAGGATGATGGTGAAAAGATCTTTGCAGAAGCCCTTATTAATCGTGCGTATTTAGAGGGTGAATATTTAGATGAACTAAAGTTAGCGCCGCGTGAATTTCAAGGTTCATTGCAATTTGAAGCTTGGCTAGAAAAACTTGGCGAATCGCTTATATATACGGCATTAAATGCGTATCAGTTAGATACACTTGATGATGCAAAGTGGGCAAAGCAAGAGGATATTGAAAATTATACTCGCGGTGAAGAAATATTCCATGAAGTATTAGAAGAATTTCAACCTGAGATTTTGATTTTACAAGGTACGACAGCGTTTAACCAATTCAAAAAGCAATTTGCTGAAAACCTTGTCATTTATAATCCAGCGATTACGAAAGTCCAGTTATTAGAAGAAGCTGGCCCATTTGCAGAAATGCATTTTGCGAGTGGTAAAAAGATGCTTGTGTTTGTTACACGAAGCATGAGCTACTTTGGACAAGACAGTGAGAAGTTTAAAAAGTTTAAAGAAAACTTAATAAAAATACTATGA